One part of the Granulicella arctica genome encodes these proteins:
- a CDS encoding cellulase family glycosylhydrolase gives MMRLRWLCVAPLLAAQMMWAAVPGTGDGKQWSRAKANAWYEQQPWLVGANYVPSDAINQLEMFQAATFNPALNDKELGMAESIGMNTMRVFLQDQLWEQDPEGFKHRLDAFLAIAAKHHIRPLLVLFDSCWDPEPRLGPQHPPIPGVHNSGWVQSPGAKGLEDPAYEPKLEAYVKGVVGAFANDERILGWDVWNEPNNDGGGSYDAKEPKDKAKRVAVLLPKVFAWARAEHPVQPLTSGVWEGDWSDPARESPMTKIQLAESDVITFHNYGWPEGFEARIKELMPLGRPIICTEYMARGAGSTFDGSLPIAKKYHVGAINWGLVAGKTQTYFPWDSWERPYTLTQPAVWFHEVFRQDDTPYRQHEVDLIRELTGRGTGNERTGQ, from the coding sequence ATGATGCGATTGCGATGGCTGTGTGTGGCTCCGCTGCTGGCGGCGCAGATGATGTGGGCGGCGGTTCCGGGTACTGGCGATGGGAAGCAGTGGTCCAGGGCGAAGGCGAATGCCTGGTATGAGCAGCAGCCGTGGCTGGTGGGCGCGAACTATGTGCCGTCGGATGCGATCAACCAGTTGGAGATGTTTCAGGCGGCGACCTTCAACCCGGCGTTGAACGACAAAGAGCTGGGGATGGCGGAGTCGATTGGGATGAACACGATGCGGGTGTTTCTACAGGACCAGTTGTGGGAGCAGGACCCGGAGGGGTTCAAGCATCGGCTGGATGCGTTTCTGGCGATTGCGGCGAAGCATCATATTCGTCCGCTGCTGGTGCTGTTCGACTCATGCTGGGACCCGGAGCCGAGGCTGGGGCCGCAGCATCCGCCGATTCCGGGGGTGCACAACTCGGGATGGGTGCAGAGTCCGGGGGCGAAGGGGCTCGAAGACCCGGCGTATGAGCCGAAGCTTGAGGCGTATGTGAAGGGTGTGGTGGGTGCGTTCGCGAACGACGAGCGGATTCTTGGATGGGATGTGTGGAACGAACCGAACAACGATGGCGGTGGGAGCTACGACGCGAAAGAGCCGAAGGATAAGGCGAAGCGTGTGGCGGTGCTGCTGCCGAAGGTGTTTGCGTGGGCGCGGGCGGAGCATCCGGTGCAGCCGCTGACGAGCGGTGTGTGGGAGGGCGACTGGAGCGATCCGGCGAGGGAGAGTCCGATGACGAAGATTCAGCTTGCGGAGTCGGATGTGATTACGTTCCATAACTATGGATGGCCGGAGGGGTTTGAGGCGCGGATCAAGGAGCTGATGCCGCTGGGGCGGCCGATTATTTGTACGGAGTATATGGCGCGCGGAGCGGGGAGCACGTTCGATGGGAGCTTGCCGATCGCGAAGAAGTATCACGTGGGGGCGATCAACTGGGGGTTGGTGGCGGGGAAGACGCAGACGTATTTTCCGTGGGACTCGTGGGAGCGGCCTTATACGTTGACGCAGCCTGCTGTGTGGTTTCATGAGGTGTTTCGGCAGGACGATACGCCGTATCGGCAGCATGAGGTGGATTTGATTCGGGAGCTGACTGGAAGAGGTACGGGAAATGAGAGGACGGGACAGTAA
- a CDS encoding DUF1348 family protein: protein MTPLIPPFTREVALLKVRAAEDGWNTRDPQRVSLAYTPDSRWRNRHEFVTGRDQIVAFLTRKWARELDYRLIKELWAFDTHRIAVRFAYECHDANGQWFRSYGNENWEFDANGLMAVRHASINDLPISPADRLFHWPQGRRPDDHPSLTDLGL, encoded by the coding sequence ATGACCCCGCTCATCCCACCCTTCACCCGCGAAGTCGCCCTCCTCAAAGTCCGCGCCGCCGAAGACGGCTGGAACACCCGCGATCCCCAACGCGTCTCCCTCGCCTACACCCCCGACAGCCGCTGGCGCAACCGCCACGAGTTCGTCACCGGACGCGACCAGATCGTCGCCTTCCTCACCCGCAAGTGGGCCCGCGAACTCGACTACCGCCTCATCAAAGAGCTCTGGGCCTTCGACACCCACCGCATCGCCGTCCGCTTCGCCTACGAGTGCCACGACGCCAACGGCCAATGGTTCCGCTCCTACGGCAACGAGAACTGGGAGTTCGACGCCAACGGCCTCATGGCCGTCCGCCACGCCAGCATCAATGACCTCCCCATCTCCCCCGCCGACCGCCTCTTCCACTGGCCACAAGGCCGCCGCCCCGACGACCACCCCAGCCTCACCGACCTAGGCCTCTAG
- a CDS encoding LacI family DNA-binding transcriptional regulator encodes MNIKAVAKRAGVSTATVSRTINGSDKVSPKTAERVRRAIAALNFYPNTNARALGSGRTNLYGLIISDITNPFFPELVKAFEDIAVEHGKEVLVANTNYDPARMETCVSRMLQRKVDGLAIMTSEMDDRLLEVVSRRDIPLVSLDTVAPAPGWSSVRMDYAEGIRTGLEHLAGLGHTRIGFLSGPSRWNSARVRLQAYMEFMESRGLPVKAGMVQEGNHQVDGGRDAMQRMLQSSANPTAVMASNDLTAIGALGTLHDAGLRIPEDISLVGYDDIALSAYTQPALTTLRLSRREIATVAFRALFNAKRSAETAPIEGENHIIRPTFVQRLSTGPVGR; translated from the coding sequence ATGAACATCAAAGCTGTCGCGAAGAGAGCCGGGGTTTCTACGGCTACGGTATCCCGGACGATTAATGGCTCGGACAAGGTGAGTCCGAAGACGGCGGAGCGGGTGCGTCGCGCGATTGCGGCGCTGAATTTTTATCCGAATACGAATGCGCGGGCGCTGGGGTCGGGGCGGACGAATCTGTATGGGCTGATTATTTCGGACATCACGAATCCGTTCTTTCCGGAGCTGGTGAAGGCGTTCGAGGACATTGCGGTGGAGCACGGTAAAGAGGTGCTGGTCGCGAATACGAACTATGATCCGGCGCGGATGGAGACGTGTGTGAGCCGGATGTTGCAGCGGAAGGTGGACGGGCTGGCGATCATGACGTCGGAGATGGATGACCGGCTGCTGGAGGTGGTGAGCCGCAGGGATATTCCGCTGGTGTCGCTGGATACGGTGGCGCCTGCGCCGGGGTGGAGCAGTGTGCGGATGGATTACGCGGAGGGCATTCGCACCGGGCTGGAACATCTGGCGGGGCTGGGGCATACGCGGATCGGATTTTTGAGTGGGCCGAGCCGATGGAATTCGGCGCGGGTGCGTTTGCAGGCGTACATGGAGTTTATGGAGAGCCGCGGTCTTCCGGTAAAGGCAGGGATGGTGCAGGAGGGGAATCACCAGGTGGATGGCGGTAGGGATGCGATGCAGCGGATGCTGCAGTCGAGCGCGAATCCGACGGCGGTGATGGCTTCGAACGATCTGACAGCGATTGGGGCTCTGGGGACGCTGCATGATGCAGGGCTGCGGATTCCGGAGGATATCTCGCTGGTGGGATATGACGATATTGCGTTGAGCGCGTATACGCAGCCGGCGCTGACGACGCTACGGCTGTCGCGGAGGGAGATTGCGACGGTGGCGTTTCGGGCGCTGTTCAATGCGAAGCGGAGCGCGGAGACGGCGCCGATTGAAGGCGAAAACCATATTATCCGGCCGACGTTTGTGCAGCGCTTGTCGACGGGGCCGGTGGGGCGGTAG
- a CDS encoding sugar phosphate isomerase/epimerase family protein, producing MERREFLGLAAGAALGHAAGVSGVAQSARPHTPMELGLLVKPYGAEEATIRKVKELGFRNCFFSLDKYLGGFTPEIATRMSDLLNKYEVRVTTVEVVNPQPLVWDFMRGPSTIGLVPRATRAARIDALRQVSDFGRLLGVDLVQTHCGFIPEDPADALYAETVEAIKTVARHCAGNGQGFLMETGQETPTTMSRMLRDAGEPNLGVGLDTANLILYGKANPVDAVDILGPHVKAMHAKDGKWPTDPSKLGEEVEIGKGLVNFREVLGRLHRVGYAGVVTIERETDGPQQIEDVKREKVYLEGILREVLG from the coding sequence ATGGAGCGGAGAGAGTTTCTGGGATTGGCTGCGGGGGCAGCGCTGGGTCATGCGGCTGGGGTTTCGGGTGTGGCGCAGAGTGCGCGTCCGCATACGCCGATGGAGCTGGGTCTGCTGGTGAAGCCGTATGGCGCGGAGGAGGCGACGATCCGCAAGGTGAAGGAGCTGGGGTTCCGGAACTGCTTCTTCTCGCTGGATAAGTATCTTGGCGGGTTTACGCCGGAGATCGCGACGAGGATGAGCGATCTGCTGAACAAGTACGAGGTGCGGGTGACGACGGTGGAGGTGGTGAATCCGCAGCCGCTAGTGTGGGACTTTATGCGCGGGCCATCGACGATTGGGCTGGTGCCGCGGGCGACGCGGGCGGCGAGGATCGATGCGCTGCGGCAGGTGTCGGACTTTGGGAGGCTGCTGGGCGTGGATCTGGTGCAGACGCACTGCGGGTTTATCCCGGAGGACCCGGCCGATGCGCTGTATGCGGAGACGGTGGAGGCGATCAAGACGGTGGCGCGGCATTGCGCGGGGAACGGGCAGGGGTTTTTGATGGAGACGGGCCAGGAGACGCCGACGACGATGTCGCGGATGCTGCGCGATGCGGGTGAGCCGAACCTGGGGGTGGGGCTGGATACGGCGAATCTGATTCTGTATGGCAAGGCGAATCCGGTGGATGCGGTGGATATTCTGGGGCCGCATGTGAAGGCGATGCATGCGAAGGATGGCAAGTGGCCGACGGATCCGAGCAAGCTGGGTGAAGAGGTGGAGATCGGCAAGGGGCTGGTGAACTTCCGCGAGGTGCTGGGGAGGCTGCATCGGGTTGGGTACGCGGGTGTGGTGACGATTGAGCGGGAGACGGATGGTCCGCAGCAGATTGAGGATGTGAAGCGGGAGAAGGTTTATCTGGAGGGGATTTTGCGGGAGGTTTTGGGGTAA
- a CDS encoding Gfo/Idh/MocA family protein: protein MDRRRFMATGSAASGLLLLKAKTVFGYEANSAVRLGLLGCGGRGTAVASSFAKNTSARVVALADMFPNQLEKAKTHFDELKAGLGQEAIDARLMFRGPEAFEEIAQSKDVDMVQISTPPWFHVGHLRAVVSAGKHAYCEKPTGVDVAQAREALEIARSVNGKVSIDVGFQVRNAPPIAAVIERVKGGALGKIASITANYNAPGSKLHVPAGAPGDEFRLRNWLWDRALSGDILVEQNIHIIDLCNLVLGSHPLKATATGGRNVVQHEGNCWDNYQVEFTYPEDVRVSFSSTQFGDYGFNAGLSVFGSEGRADAPYAGPVRIQGKEAWAWQEPTGEAAPTGGFAANGDFKDNLGLADREKDRAFIESITSGKFHNQIAAGVETARSCMLGRMAGLTGRTVTWDELLAGGETYPLGMDLGQFK from the coding sequence ATGGATAGGCGACGGTTTATGGCGACGGGGAGTGCGGCTTCGGGGTTGTTGCTGTTGAAGGCGAAGACGGTGTTTGGGTATGAGGCGAACTCGGCGGTGCGGCTGGGGTTGTTGGGATGCGGCGGGCGCGGGACGGCGGTGGCGAGCTCGTTTGCGAAGAACACGAGTGCGCGGGTGGTGGCGCTGGCGGATATGTTTCCGAACCAGTTGGAGAAGGCGAAGACGCACTTCGATGAGCTGAAGGCGGGGCTGGGGCAGGAGGCGATTGATGCGCGGCTGATGTTCCGCGGGCCGGAGGCGTTCGAGGAGATTGCGCAGTCGAAGGATGTGGACATGGTGCAGATCTCGACGCCGCCGTGGTTCCATGTGGGACACCTGCGGGCTGTAGTGTCGGCGGGTAAGCATGCGTACTGCGAGAAGCCGACGGGCGTGGATGTGGCGCAGGCGCGGGAGGCGTTGGAGATTGCGCGGTCGGTGAACGGCAAGGTGAGTATCGATGTTGGCTTTCAGGTGCGGAATGCGCCGCCGATCGCGGCGGTGATCGAGCGGGTGAAGGGTGGGGCGTTGGGGAAGATTGCGTCGATCACGGCGAACTACAACGCTCCGGGATCGAAGCTGCATGTTCCGGCGGGGGCTCCGGGGGATGAGTTTCGGTTGCGGAACTGGCTGTGGGATCGGGCGTTGTCGGGAGACATTCTGGTGGAGCAGAACATCCACATCATCGACCTGTGCAACCTGGTGCTGGGCTCGCATCCGTTGAAGGCGACGGCGACGGGTGGACGCAATGTTGTGCAGCATGAGGGGAACTGCTGGGACAACTATCAGGTGGAGTTCACGTATCCGGAGGATGTGCGGGTGAGCTTCTCGTCGACGCAGTTTGGGGACTATGGGTTCAATGCAGGGCTGAGTGTGTTTGGAAGCGAGGGGCGCGCGGATGCTCCGTATGCGGGGCCGGTGCGGATACAGGGCAAAGAGGCGTGGGCGTGGCAGGAGCCGACGGGCGAGGCTGCGCCGACGGGCGGGTTCGCGGCGAACGGGGACTTCAAGGACAACCTGGGGCTGGCGGATCGGGAGAAGGATCGCGCGTTTATTGAGAGCATCACTTCGGGTAAGTTCCATAACCAGATTGCGGCGGGTGTGGAGACGGCGCGGAGCTGCATGCTGGGGCGGATGGCGGGGCTGACCGGGCGGACGGTGACCTGGGATGAGCTGCTGGCGGGTGGGGAGACGTATCCGCTGGGGATGGATCTGGGGCAGTTCAAGTAG
- the panB gene encoding 3-methyl-2-oxobutanoate hydroxymethyltransferase: protein MSLTTFTPRQAERESPPVSTKAPTKVTTTSLQEKKRLGQPITAVTAYDYASARIIDEAGLDLILVGDSLAMVMQGQPNTLAITMDEMLLYTRGVRRAVRHALLVADMPFGSYHATPADGVANAIRFIKEAGAEAVKIEGPRIELVKQLTQAEIPVVGHLGLTPQSVHRMGGFKVQGKTIAAIDALREDALSLEAAGCCAIVLEGIPREAARLITDALDIPTIGIGAGPDCDGQILVLHDMLSLTFSPAAKFVRRYADLGAVMRDALTEYKRDVTARTFPSEAESYHLPHEARLLLATLHVGNEESTPLTKEHAPSI from the coding sequence ATGAGCCTCACCACCTTCACGCCGCGCCAAGCAGAGCGCGAGTCGCCCCCCGTTTCTACCAAAGCACCCACCAAAGTCACCACCACCTCCCTCCAGGAAAAAAAGCGCCTCGGCCAGCCCATCACCGCCGTCACCGCCTACGACTACGCCAGCGCCCGCATCATCGACGAGGCCGGCCTCGACCTCATCCTCGTCGGCGACTCCCTCGCCATGGTCATGCAGGGCCAGCCCAACACCCTCGCCATCACCATGGACGAGATGCTCCTCTACACACGAGGCGTCCGCCGCGCCGTCCGCCACGCACTCCTCGTCGCCGACATGCCCTTCGGCAGCTACCACGCCACCCCCGCCGACGGCGTAGCCAACGCCATCCGCTTCATCAAAGAAGCCGGTGCCGAGGCCGTCAAGATCGAAGGTCCCCGCATCGAGCTCGTCAAACAACTCACCCAGGCCGAGATCCCCGTCGTCGGCCACCTCGGCCTCACCCCGCAGTCCGTCCATCGCATGGGAGGCTTCAAGGTCCAGGGCAAGACCATCGCCGCCATCGACGCCCTCCGCGAAGACGCCCTTAGCCTCGAAGCCGCCGGTTGTTGCGCCATCGTCCTCGAAGGCATCCCCCGCGAAGCCGCACGCCTCATCACCGACGCCCTCGACATCCCCACCATCGGCATCGGCGCCGGCCCCGACTGCGACGGCCAGATCCTCGTCCTCCACGACATGCTCTCGCTCACCTTCTCCCCCGCCGCCAAGTTCGTCCGCCGCTACGCCGACCTCGGAGCCGTCATGCGCGACGCCCTCACCGAGTACAAACGCGACGTCACCGCCCGCACCTTCCCCTCCGAGGCCGAAAGCTACCACCTGCCCCACGAGGCCCGCCTCCTCCTCGCCACCCTGCACGTAGGCAACGAAGAATCCACTCCCCTAACCAAAGAACACGCCCCCAGCATCTAA
- a CDS encoding CRTAC1 family protein: MPVRLRCLLCGVGCLMLVAAMGRAQAPVADVVPGTFVDTTAKSGIAFKGVAYHTARKYLIETMGSGVAVFDYDNDGLLDIFFANGAPLTDPMPKGTVPQKKSAADWNRLYHQKKDGTFEDVTEKAGLTGVGYGMGVAVGDYDNDGFEDLYVTAYGGNKLYHNNGNGTFTDVTEQSGTGGSGWSTSAAWVDLDNDGLLDLIVLRYVKWDFDDVFCGEHREGYRAYCHPDIFPAIPALVYHNDGNGHFTEVAKKMGLDVPGKGLGVAIADYDRDGKIDVAVANDSMLEFLYRNKGNGTFEETGLMAEVAVDGDGRTYAGMGIDFQDYNNDGLPDLVITNLANQKYALYRNTGDGSFSYDTYVSGVAKMTLLHSGWGIRFLDYDNDGLKDLLITQGHDLDTVELSYPQLRYREPMLLARNTGKGFVDVSKESGAVFQQPWVGRGMAVGDLDNDGRVDAVVSTNDGTAHILHNETVTSNHWLTVNLVGHKSNRDGIGAEIKVTTSKGSQWWTVSTAGSYLSSNDKRPHFGLGADAVAKEVEIRWPSGVVQKMLDVKGDRVVTVDEAAGVGR, encoded by the coding sequence ATGCCTGTCCGTTTGCGATGCTTGCTGTGTGGTGTGGGCTGCCTGATGCTGGTTGCGGCGATGGGTCGGGCGCAGGCTCCGGTGGCGGATGTGGTGCCGGGGACGTTTGTCGATACGACGGCTAAGAGTGGGATTGCGTTCAAGGGCGTGGCGTATCACACGGCGAGGAAGTACCTGATCGAGACGATGGGGTCAGGTGTGGCGGTGTTTGATTACGACAACGATGGGCTGCTGGATATTTTTTTTGCGAATGGGGCTCCGCTGACGGATCCGATGCCGAAGGGGACGGTTCCGCAGAAGAAGAGCGCGGCGGATTGGAATCGTCTGTACCACCAGAAGAAGGATGGGACCTTTGAGGATGTGACGGAGAAGGCGGGGCTGACGGGTGTTGGCTACGGGATGGGCGTGGCGGTGGGGGACTACGACAACGACGGCTTCGAGGACCTGTATGTGACGGCGTATGGCGGCAACAAGCTGTATCACAACAACGGGAACGGCACGTTTACGGATGTGACGGAGCAGAGCGGCACGGGAGGTAGCGGGTGGTCGACGAGTGCGGCGTGGGTGGATCTGGATAACGACGGGCTGCTGGACCTGATCGTGTTGCGGTATGTGAAGTGGGACTTCGACGATGTGTTCTGCGGGGAGCATCGCGAGGGGTATCGGGCGTACTGCCATCCGGATATCTTTCCGGCGATACCGGCGCTGGTGTATCACAACGATGGGAACGGCCACTTTACCGAGGTCGCGAAGAAGATGGGGCTGGATGTGCCGGGCAAGGGGCTGGGCGTGGCGATTGCGGACTACGATCGCGACGGGAAGATCGATGTGGCGGTGGCGAACGATTCGATGCTGGAGTTTCTGTATCGCAACAAGGGCAATGGGACGTTCGAAGAGACGGGGCTGATGGCGGAGGTCGCGGTGGATGGCGATGGGCGCACGTATGCGGGGATGGGGATCGACTTTCAGGACTACAACAACGATGGACTGCCGGATCTGGTGATTACGAATCTGGCGAACCAGAAGTATGCGCTATACCGTAACACCGGCGATGGGAGCTTCAGCTATGACACGTATGTGTCAGGCGTAGCGAAGATGACGCTGCTGCATTCGGGGTGGGGGATTCGCTTTCTGGACTATGACAACGATGGGCTGAAGGATCTGCTGATCACGCAGGGACATGATCTGGATACGGTGGAGCTGAGCTATCCGCAGTTGCGCTACAGGGAGCCGATGCTGCTGGCGCGGAACACGGGCAAGGGTTTCGTGGATGTGTCGAAGGAGTCGGGCGCGGTGTTTCAGCAGCCGTGGGTGGGGCGCGGGATGGCGGTGGGGGATCTGGACAACGATGGGCGGGTGGATGCGGTGGTGAGTACGAACGATGGGACGGCGCATATCCTGCATAACGAGACGGTGACGAGCAATCATTGGCTGACGGTGAATCTAGTGGGGCATAAGAGCAATCGGGATGGGATCGGGGCGGAGATTAAGGTGACGACGTCGAAGGGGTCGCAGTGGTGGACGGTATCGACGGCGGGGAGCTATCTGTCGTCGAACGACAAGCGTCCGCACTTTGGACTGGGGGCGGATGCGGTGGCGAAGGAGGTGGAGATTCGGTGGCCGAGCGGGGTGGTGCAGAAGATGTTGGATGTGAAAGGGGATCGGGTGGTGACGGTGGATGAGGCGGCGGGTGTTGGGCGCTAG
- a CDS encoding MerR family transcriptional regulator, translating to MTTFRIQEFAKLAGVTVRALHHYDRLKLLSPAHRSDRGYRLYCREDLGRLEQILVLRYLGLSLREIAALLDTPASRNAEPLRVTFARQQAALHQRRDGLDRILRALEHAQQRAQNPAEPEWLLYQTILKEIQMQEATEWTEKYYSPKAAEALRERRAALTPELQAEIGARWQSLFADIQNALDRQTPPDSAEGRALVARWMRLADEFTNGDPEINKGYQRMIEDKSHWPDDEMAARIRASMPKPECQAFFNQALQACLRHG from the coding sequence ATGACAACCTTCCGCATCCAGGAGTTCGCAAAACTTGCCGGCGTTACGGTACGGGCATTGCACCACTACGACCGCCTCAAGCTGCTATCGCCGGCACATCGTTCTGATCGAGGCTACCGCCTCTACTGCCGCGAAGATCTCGGCCGGCTCGAGCAAATTCTCGTGCTGCGATACCTGGGGCTTTCGTTGCGGGAGATCGCCGCGTTGCTCGACACCCCAGCCAGTCGTAACGCAGAACCGCTGAGGGTCACCTTCGCGCGGCAACAGGCAGCACTCCATCAGCGGCGCGACGGACTGGATCGCATCCTGCGCGCCCTCGAACATGCACAACAGCGCGCACAGAACCCTGCGGAACCCGAATGGCTGCTCTACCAAACCATCCTCAAGGAGATACAAATGCAAGAAGCTACTGAATGGACAGAGAAGTACTACAGTCCGAAGGCCGCTGAGGCCCTTCGCGAGCGGCGTGCAGCTTTGACACCTGAATTGCAGGCAGAAATCGGGGCGCGGTGGCAGTCTCTATTCGCTGACATCCAAAACGCGCTCGACCGCCAGACACCACCCGACAGCGCCGAAGGCCGCGCCCTCGTCGCACGCTGGATGCGCCTCGCCGACGAGTTCACCAACGGAGACCCGGAGATCAACAAGGGTTACCAGCGGATGATCGAGGACAAGAGCCACTGGCCGGATGACGAAATGGCAGCCAGGATCAGGGCAAGCATGCCAAAGCCCGAGTGCCAGGCCTTTTTCAATCAGGCGCTTCAGGCCTGCCTGCGGCACGGCTGA
- a CDS encoding DinB family protein → MLRRLVFVALLIGAYTLHAQSPADLAANEGIWEGYDGEWRYASRLLVSIAEAIPADKYGWRPEPGVRSVSEVLMHIVQSNYYLLSVTGPKMPPELESNDVEKKIVSKPEVTAYLRRSLEAVKTARAQLKPGDLQRKVKIYGETVDVDGMYLRIICHDNEHMGQLIAYARVNGIVPPWSAGVVLPK, encoded by the coding sequence ATGCTCAGAAGACTGGTTTTCGTTGCTCTTCTTATAGGCGCCTACACGCTACACGCCCAAAGCCCTGCCGATTTGGCTGCCAACGAAGGAATCTGGGAAGGCTACGATGGCGAATGGCGGTATGCTTCGCGCCTGCTGGTCTCGATCGCAGAGGCGATCCCAGCCGATAAGTACGGTTGGCGGCCGGAGCCGGGAGTGCGCTCGGTGAGCGAAGTGCTGATGCACATCGTCCAATCGAACTACTACCTGCTCAGCGTAACCGGGCCGAAGATGCCACCCGAGCTTGAGTCCAACGATGTAGAGAAAAAGATCGTGTCCAAGCCGGAGGTGACGGCCTATCTGCGACGGTCTCTTGAGGCGGTGAAGACGGCGCGAGCCCAACTGAAGCCTGGCGATCTACAACGCAAAGTGAAGATCTATGGCGAAACCGTAGATGTAGACGGGATGTATCTGCGGATCATCTGTCACGATAACGAGCACATGGGCCAACTGATCGCCTATGCTCGCGTGAACGGCATCGTGCCACCCTGGTCAGCGGGTGTGGTGCTCCCGAAGTAA
- a CDS encoding DUF1801 domain-containing protein, translating to MKSPVPAESASAFIDAKINELGDWRGKTLAKVRELIHKADPEILEEWKWMGTPVFSHSGIVCTGETYKSVVKLTFAKGAAVKDPSGLFNSSLDGNVRRAIDIHEGEAINEAALKDLIRAAVALNLESKSKPKPPRTTSKQAG from the coding sequence ATGAAAAGTCCCGTCCCGGCAGAATCAGCCTCTGCATTCATCGACGCGAAGATCAACGAACTAGGCGACTGGCGCGGAAAAACCCTCGCCAAAGTCCGCGAACTCATCCACAAGGCAGACCCCGAGATCCTCGAAGAGTGGAAGTGGATGGGGACTCCCGTCTTCTCCCACAGCGGCATTGTCTGCACAGGAGAGACCTACAAGAGCGTCGTCAAGCTGACCTTCGCCAAGGGCGCCGCAGTGAAGGACCCTTCCGGCCTGTTCAACTCCAGCCTCGACGGCAACGTCAGACGCGCCATCGACATCCACGAGGGCGAAGCAATCAATGAGGCAGCCCTGAAGGATCTCATCCGCGCCGCCGTAGCCCTCAATCTCGAAAGTAAGAGCAAGCCAAAGCCCCCACGAACGACCAGCAAGCAGGCCGGCTAG
- the panC gene encoding pantoate--beta-alanine ligase, translating into MHIAHTIAELRQHRHVLLNNTDTAPLDSFASEHTPGCPILRDSAKGGTQSSPQSRNTDATLGLVPTMGALHEGHRSLLQRASRECAVTAATIFVNPLQFAPTEDLSRYPRTFEADVAMLQAEGIDLLFAPTPEEMYPDGAVTTIHVNGIEDRLDGASRPGHFCGVATVVAKLFHIVQPHRAYFGQKDAAQLAVLRQMTRDLNFDLDLIACPTVRDPDGLALSSRNRYLSAEERTRALTLSRTLQLIYTRIAEGQRNTATLLDEAHSTLAAEPNITLDYLAIVDPNTLLPIPEATPGTLIAIAAKVGTTRLIDNLLAP; encoded by the coding sequence ATGCACATCGCCCACACCATCGCAGAGCTGCGACAGCACCGCCACGTCCTCCTCAACAACACCGACACCGCACCATTAGACAGTTTTGCCAGCGAGCATACGCCCGGGTGCCCCATCCTTCGCGACTCTGCGAAGGGTGGGACGCAATCATCTCCACAGTCCCGCAACACCGACGCCACACTCGGCCTCGTCCCCACCATGGGAGCCCTCCACGAGGGCCATCGTTCCCTCCTCCAACGCGCCAGCCGCGAGTGCGCCGTCACCGCCGCCACCATCTTCGTCAACCCGCTCCAGTTCGCCCCCACCGAAGACCTCAGCCGCTACCCCCGCACCTTCGAGGCCGACGTCGCCATGCTCCAAGCCGAGGGCATCGACCTCCTATTCGCCCCCACACCCGAGGAGATGTACCCCGACGGAGCCGTCACCACCATCCACGTCAACGGCATCGAAGACCGCCTCGACGGAGCCAGCCGCCCCGGCCACTTCTGCGGCGTCGCCACCGTCGTCGCCAAGCTCTTCCACATCGTCCAGCCCCACCGCGCCTACTTCGGCCAGAAGGACGCCGCCCAGCTCGCCGTCCTCCGCCAGATGACCCGCGACCTCAACTTCGATCTCGACCTCATCGCCTGCCCCACCGTCCGCGACCCCGATGGCCTGGCCCTCAGCTCCCGCAACCGCTACCTCTCCGCCGAAGAGCGCACCCGCGCCCTCACCCTCTCCCGCACCCTCCAGCTCATCTACACGCGCATCGCCGAAGGCCAGCGCAACACCGCAACCCTCCTCGACGAAGCCCACTCCACCCTCGCCGCCGAGCCCAACATTACCCTCGACTACCTCGCCATCGTCGACCCCAACACCCTCCTCCCCATCCCCGAAGCCACACCCGGCACCCTCATCGCCATCGCCGCCAAAGTAGGCACCACCCGCCTCATCGACAACCTCCTGGCCCCCTAA